The following proteins are encoded in a genomic region of Sorangiineae bacterium MSr12523:
- a CDS encoding MFS transporter produces the protein MNSIAVNPSSTAIPAGVRRVVALSNAFQLLFGLLFWLPVFYVYQRQSGLSDPQIFGIQSIYYVVFCLLEVPTGLFADRFDYRRSVRAGALVLAVANLTPVFASNYTGFLVHFVLIALARSLVSGAFSAYLYDYLSAEGARDAYRAAEGRGRAYSLVGRVACLPVAGLLMAWLPTAPYWLSAASAVAATVIAFRLPPIGASGGQKPKTVLPFVTLISTAFKYLRATPHLLMLMIQGVAVFTLVRIVQVNLFQPILTSKELPLPTFGFVMAGTTVCEIAGAFRSAWIKRWMSNQNAVFVLTLIMAGALAALVPMGVAGTVAALSVFSLASGLSFPIQRQLLNEAIVNSDTRATLLSIESIIDRAVCAVVAVLLGDYLARGALHAFLAQTAAATAGLMALLFVALRFFRKVETHKPLSR, from the coding sequence ATGAACAGCATTGCCGTGAATCCAAGTTCCACCGCGATCCCCGCCGGCGTACGGCGGGTGGTCGCACTGAGCAACGCCTTTCAGCTGCTCTTCGGCCTTCTGTTCTGGCTTCCCGTTTTTTATGTGTATCAGCGCCAATCGGGCCTGAGCGATCCGCAGATTTTCGGGATTCAGAGCATTTATTACGTGGTGTTTTGCCTCTTGGAGGTACCCACCGGGCTATTTGCCGATCGCTTCGACTACCGCCGCTCGGTGCGGGCGGGCGCACTGGTGCTCGCCGTGGCCAATCTGACGCCGGTGTTTGCGTCGAACTACACCGGCTTTCTGGTTCACTTCGTGCTCATTGCCCTGGCGCGCTCGTTGGTATCGGGTGCCTTCAGCGCCTACCTCTATGATTACTTGTCGGCCGAGGGCGCGCGCGATGCTTACCGCGCCGCCGAGGGACGAGGGCGCGCCTACAGCTTGGTCGGCCGGGTGGCCTGTCTACCGGTCGCGGGTCTGCTCATGGCGTGGCTCCCCACGGCACCGTATTGGCTTTCGGCGGCGAGTGCCGTGGCGGCCACCGTGATTGCATTTCGACTGCCGCCCATCGGTGCGTCGGGAGGCCAAAAGCCGAAAACGGTGCTGCCGTTCGTGACGCTGATCAGCACTGCGTTCAAATATCTTCGGGCGACGCCGCACCTGTTGATGCTGATGATCCAAGGTGTGGCCGTCTTCACCTTGGTGCGCATCGTCCAGGTGAATCTGTTCCAACCGATTCTCACGTCCAAGGAACTGCCGCTGCCCACGTTTGGATTCGTGATGGCCGGCACGACGGTTTGCGAGATTGCAGGTGCATTCCGCAGTGCCTGGATCAAGCGGTGGATGAGCAATCAAAATGCCGTCTTCGTGCTCACCTTGATCATGGCGGGCGCTCTGGCGGCGCTCGTTCCCATGGGGGTGGCGGGAACAGTGGCGGCCTTGAGTGTGTTTTCACTCGCGAGCGGTTTGTCGTTTCCGATTCAGCGGCAACTGCTCAACGAAGCCATCGTCAATTCGGATACGCGCGCCACGCTGCTGTCGATCGAGTCGATCATCGACCGGGCGGTATGCGCAGTGGTGGCGGTCTTGTTGGGAGATTATTTGGCACGCGGCGCGCTGCACGCCTTCTTGGCACAGACAGCCGCGGCCACCGCCGGGCTCATGGCATTGCTCTTCGTGGCCCTGCGGTTTTTCCGTAAAGTAGAGACTCATAAGCCGTTGAGTAGATAG
- a CDS encoding ATP-grasp domain-containing protein, whose amino-acid sequence MSNRSKVVIVDPYSSGYGLAPAFRAKNVDAVAVRTAFEIPESALDSWDPSHFVSILDGTMPEADLAAQVAEFEPLCILPGNESGVELAEALTARVLPHIGNVPELAAARRDKWQTALALHRNGIPVLHQVGTAKPEAVEAWIAEFGLQGQPLVLKPPKSAGTDNVHIVRAGQDWRPVFAQILGMINKMGLHNEQVLVQELAEGIEYAVDTYTAGGVHGLVSVCRYRKRAIDDRLGIYEAVDFLPPGAPRVDALYDYVRAALDAVGMRNGAAHVEVMDTPHGPRLIEVNARLSGGHQQRLTRLATGDSQIDRCVRHMVGEPLGGDGYNLNKHVTVAYLSAARSGTWRNAEEMKALSQLRTFHDIHLVYGTGDHVPRTVDVFTSIGQVVLASESAAAVAEDYAAVRACEARMDIV is encoded by the coding sequence GTGAGCAATCGATCCAAAGTAGTCATCGTGGACCCGTATTCTTCGGGATACGGATTGGCACCTGCATTTCGTGCGAAGAACGTCGACGCGGTCGCCGTGCGCACGGCATTCGAGATCCCGGAGAGTGCGCTCGACAGCTGGGATCCTTCGCATTTCGTGAGCATCCTCGACGGCACCATGCCCGAGGCCGATCTCGCGGCGCAGGTGGCCGAGTTCGAGCCATTGTGCATCCTGCCTGGCAACGAGTCGGGCGTGGAGCTCGCCGAGGCGCTTACGGCGCGGGTTCTGCCGCACATCGGCAACGTGCCCGAGCTGGCCGCAGCGCGCCGCGACAAGTGGCAGACCGCCCTGGCGCTGCACCGCAATGGGATTCCGGTATTGCATCAAGTCGGCACGGCGAAGCCGGAGGCGGTGGAAGCGTGGATTGCCGAGTTTGGCCTGCAGGGGCAGCCTTTGGTGCTGAAGCCGCCGAAGAGCGCGGGCACCGACAACGTGCACATCGTGCGGGCAGGGCAAGATTGGCGGCCGGTGTTCGCGCAGATCCTGGGGATGATCAACAAGATGGGGCTGCACAACGAGCAGGTGCTCGTGCAGGAGCTCGCCGAGGGCATCGAGTACGCCGTCGATACGTACACGGCGGGCGGTGTGCACGGCCTGGTGTCGGTCTGTCGATACCGCAAGCGGGCCATCGACGACCGCCTCGGGATCTACGAAGCGGTGGACTTCCTGCCGCCCGGCGCCCCGCGCGTGGATGCCCTTTATGACTACGTGCGCGCTGCGCTCGATGCCGTAGGAATGCGCAACGGCGCCGCGCACGTGGAGGTGATGGACACGCCGCACGGCCCGCGTCTCATCGAAGTCAACGCGCGTCTGTCCGGCGGGCACCAGCAGCGCCTCACGCGTCTGGCCACGGGCGATTCGCAGATCGATCGCTGCGTGCGCCACATGGTCGGCGAGCCCCTCGGCGGCGACGGCTACAACTTGAACAAGCACGTCACCGTGGCCTATCTCTCCGCCGCCCGCAGCGGCACCTGGCGGAACGCGGAAGAGATGAAAGCCTTGAGCCAGCTCCGCACGTTCCACGATATCCACCTGGTCTACGGCACCGGCGACCACGTGCCGCGCACGGTCGACGTGTTCACGTCGATTGGGCAAGTGGTCTTGGCCAGCGAAAGCGCCGCGGCGGTGGCCGAGGACTACGCCGCGGTTCGCGCGTGCGAAGCACGGATGGATATCGTGTAA
- a CDS encoding type 1 glutamine amidotransferase domain-containing protein translates to MTTRFRAGFNVLNKDGIVLASALGLAAPTVASHEASAESRGGKVLVVLSSAKEYQLRDGVRYKAGYYLDELAIPVRKMIDAGFTPVFANPKGDDPVFDPHSNNSILFNGDDAKRKEALDFVNGYYAIHHPKTLAAVAREGTSQYVGIYVPGGFSPMEDLMQDKTLGQILLSFHTTGRPTGLLCHGPAALLSTLSDPAAFRKAIVAGDYLGASKLSDGWAYKGYHMTADSQAEESKIEGPAQQMGGYLPLYVSDALAQAGAHVDRVGLWGVNVVEDREVVSGQQPFSSHALGDAFVAKLLRANPSR, encoded by the coding sequence ATGACGACGAGATTCAGAGCAGGATTCAACGTACTCAACAAAGACGGCATCGTATTGGCCTCGGCCTTGGGCCTCGCCGCTCCGACGGTCGCTTCGCACGAGGCCTCCGCGGAATCACGCGGCGGCAAAGTACTGGTGGTTCTATCGAGCGCAAAGGAATATCAGCTGCGCGATGGCGTGAGGTACAAGGCCGGGTACTACCTCGACGAACTGGCCATTCCCGTGCGCAAAATGATCGATGCTGGATTTACGCCCGTGTTTGCCAATCCAAAGGGCGACGATCCGGTTTTCGATCCCCATTCGAACAATAGCATTCTTTTCAATGGCGACGACGCCAAGAGAAAAGAGGCGCTGGATTTCGTAAATGGTTATTACGCAATACACCATCCAAAGACCCTGGCGGCGGTTGCGCGGGAGGGTACCAGTCAATACGTGGGCATCTATGTTCCGGGCGGTTTTTCGCCGATGGAGGATTTGATGCAGGACAAAACGCTGGGGCAGATTCTCCTCAGCTTCCATACGACGGGGAGGCCGACGGGGCTTCTCTGCCACGGACCAGCAGCACTGTTGTCGACGTTGAGCGATCCTGCGGCCTTTCGCAAAGCCATAGTTGCCGGAGATTACCTCGGCGCCTCGAAGCTCAGCGACGGTTGGGCCTACAAGGGGTATCACATGACGGCGGACTCGCAGGCGGAGGAGTCGAAGATCGAAGGGCCAGCGCAGCAAATGGGGGGATATCTGCCGCTCTATGTGTCCGATGCACTCGCCCAAGCGGGCGCGCATGTCGACCGGGTGGGGCTGTGGGGCGTCAACGTGGTCGAGGACCGCGAGGTGGTGAGCGGACAGCAGCCATTTTCGTCCCATGCATTGGGCGATGCCTTCGTCGCCAAGTTGCTCCGCGCAAATCCGAGTCGGTGA
- a CDS encoding LysR family transcriptional regulator has protein sequence MTRLASAGTLPNLEAFCRTFENGSFTKAARMLEVTPQATSRSVARLEGALGVTLFRRTTRSLTPTDAGRRYYDLCVQALALLATGQRALASRGETPEGRVRISAPTSYGHLRLLPSLGTFRNRYPKVDVEVEISNRRIDFTRDGFDLAVRVGAIEDKTLVARKLGDFALGVYGSSAYLAKHKPPRTPADLAEHACIGFVLPSTGRVMPWQFAGQPRGFVPDARYRCSEDVLGVVGLARAGVGLAQVYDMAAAEDVARGTLVEVLAGFRSARRPFWLLYPKTVKPSRATRAMLDFIVAQAHATG, from the coding sequence ATGACGCGACTCGCATCGGCGGGGACACTTCCCAACCTCGAGGCCTTTTGTCGGACCTTCGAGAACGGCAGTTTCACCAAAGCAGCTCGAATGCTCGAGGTCACACCGCAGGCGACGAGCCGCAGTGTCGCGCGGCTCGAAGGCGCTCTGGGGGTGACGCTGTTCCGAAGAACCACCCGCAGCCTCACGCCCACGGATGCAGGGCGCCGCTACTACGATTTATGCGTTCAAGCGCTCGCCCTTCTCGCGACGGGCCAGCGCGCTCTGGCGAGTCGCGGGGAGACGCCCGAGGGACGCGTCCGCATCAGCGCCCCGACATCGTACGGCCATCTCCGTCTCCTCCCATCCCTCGGCACATTTCGCAACCGCTACCCCAAGGTCGATGTGGAGGTCGAAATCTCCAACCGCCGAATCGACTTCACGCGCGACGGCTTCGATTTGGCGGTTCGCGTCGGCGCGATCGAGGACAAGACGCTGGTGGCGCGCAAGCTCGGTGATTTTGCCCTCGGCGTCTACGGTAGCAGCGCCTACTTGGCGAAACACAAGCCACCTCGCACGCCCGCCGACTTGGCGGAGCACGCCTGCATCGGTTTCGTTCTGCCGAGCACCGGCCGCGTCATGCCATGGCAGTTTGCGGGTCAGCCACGCGGGTTCGTTCCGGACGCTCGCTACCGCTGCTCGGAAGACGTGTTGGGCGTCGTCGGGCTCGCACGTGCAGGTGTGGGGCTCGCGCAGGTCTACGACATGGCCGCGGCCGAAGACGTCGCTCGAGGCACGCTGGTCGAAGTCCTCGCGGGATTTCGCAGCGCACGCCGGCCATTCTGGCTCCTCTACCCCAAGACCGTGAAACCGTCGCGAGCCACGCGTGCGATGCTCGACTTCATCGTCGCGCAGGCGCATGCGACGGGTTGA
- a CDS encoding FG-GAP-like repeat-containing protein encodes MTRSWWASLGLVLGAAACGAGDARPVALEPVTVDGFSCAPFQMQSAHVRMATGSAVALHAAGGSGVATFTLVGDTGGASIEPGGGLRAGKRAASFEAIAHDGRCRAEARTRVEVVGPFEVEPASIVVARGTRLSFAASGALGSVAYTVLERPAGREGALGKIDAGTFVAGDVEGTYRIAARDAGSGNEARLTVTVGKPVPLRPRAELYAVPARGRVRLDFRGGSARVDPVSVGGAGGRVTVESGDAWFEAGARPGVADVTVRDRFTKETAKVRVLVAEMLGAPPLARGTQTGLGDLAVGDVNGDGKPDIVVGHAERSKAAMEAGGILVYSGSGAPGAVDAVPGVIEGERAADHLGAVLAVRDLNGDGIDDIVAGVPDADLGDTDRGEVAIYLGSSHGIETEPDRIVAGEGINHHFGAALALGDLDGDGAPDLAVSAPTGKSSFEPACEGGRVSIFRNKKTPRGVLEGVPEQTLDMRPVQSDSDAVPACGNGPTGAGRALALIDMDGDKTADLVVGLPQVSYPQPGKSQGQVLVFRGLGGAKFETDPAWALELDPPQRKDNAAFGSGLDVVRAEPRGPEMLVVRAPGLGFFSFAPGSLGPRGRDRRAHVVTTAAARAFYLEGREPARGIGRSAALADVDPAPGLEYVVSAPENRGGVLVFSAAGLLERRGALAPLADGAGRPNEFTGLRIAAVGAGALAVWSPWRNTAQGNFAGAIDVVPAGPAPFKSRWPGKEAMVLPTFGAGDRAGQAVELGVLDGKSITVVGAPGANASSRLRAGAVDLFGADAARPLQRVAGERQDAQFGRGPMAVLDFDGDGQLDLAVGDPDDNWGGPAPKGYVDPEGCSALDAAGKPILTVHRGSVRIYSMVSGKMVERFRVVAPKESPRNMKGWPPYARGRFGFSLAVADVNGDKLDDLVVGRPNSMDGSGAEVILGRKPDAGGGVLVACNTGETGKNGALVMPSMAEGVPTSYGGAVARVGDLDKDGCDEVAISLSSIGGFPEHAGVAVAFGYDAEGKRCRGHDRPFVLRLVADDHTLADDVVGDAKTRANDLQDLRQPTTMGRVLARGSGDFTGDGIPDVVFRDGDLTLGEVRGPAVEIISGAYLAGLCPNHRCPRGRRGALFSDGDWNVVAMRPLGAPVRRVLFAEPTARGGIASIALGDANRDGVADLAMGVPDDSDQGEFAGVVRVYLGGNKTAEDPFLMAVGDLKEKSVFGVSVALSPAALVVGASGSTRGGKGANLGAAYRWNLEVPK; translated from the coding sequence ATGACGCGATCCTGGTGGGCATCTCTCGGGCTGGTGCTCGGTGCGGCTGCGTGCGGAGCTGGTGACGCGCGGCCCGTGGCCCTCGAGCCGGTGACCGTGGACGGATTTTCGTGTGCGCCATTTCAGATGCAGAGTGCACACGTTCGCATGGCCACCGGTTCGGCGGTGGCGCTTCATGCCGCGGGCGGCTCGGGGGTGGCGACGTTCACGCTCGTCGGGGACACCGGCGGCGCGAGCATCGAGCCCGGCGGCGGCCTGCGCGCCGGAAAACGCGCGGCGTCGTTCGAGGCGATTGCGCACGATGGTCGCTGCCGCGCCGAGGCGCGCACCCGTGTGGAGGTGGTCGGGCCCTTCGAGGTCGAGCCTGCGTCCATCGTCGTGGCCCGGGGGACACGTCTTTCCTTCGCGGCGAGCGGCGCGCTCGGCAGCGTTGCGTACACCGTGCTGGAACGACCCGCCGGGCGCGAGGGCGCTCTCGGGAAGATCGACGCGGGGACATTCGTCGCGGGCGATGTGGAGGGCACGTACCGCATCGCCGCGCGTGATGCGGGAAGCGGCAACGAAGCGCGGCTCACCGTGACGGTGGGCAAGCCCGTTCCGTTGCGCCCGCGTGCGGAGCTCTATGCCGTGCCGGCACGCGGGCGTGTGCGCCTCGATTTTCGCGGTGGCTCGGCGCGCGTCGATCCGGTGTCGGTCGGCGGCGCCGGCGGGCGCGTTACCGTGGAGTCGGGCGATGCGTGGTTCGAGGCCGGCGCCCGGCCAGGTGTGGCCGACGTGACGGTGCGCGATCGCTTCACGAAGGAAACGGCCAAGGTGCGCGTGCTCGTGGCCGAGATGCTCGGCGCGCCGCCGCTCGCGCGAGGAACGCAGACAGGGCTGGGCGATCTCGCGGTCGGTGACGTCAACGGCGACGGCAAGCCCGACATCGTCGTGGGCCACGCCGAACGAAGCAAGGCGGCCATGGAGGCGGGTGGCATCTTGGTGTACTCGGGAAGCGGCGCCCCCGGTGCCGTCGACGCCGTTCCCGGGGTCATCGAGGGCGAGCGCGCCGCGGATCATCTCGGCGCGGTGCTGGCCGTGCGGGACCTCAACGGCGACGGCATCGACGACATCGTGGCCGGCGTTCCCGATGCGGATCTCGGCGATACCGACCGCGGTGAGGTGGCCATCTACCTCGGCTCGAGCCACGGCATCGAGACGGAGCCCGATCGCATCGTGGCCGGCGAGGGGATCAACCATCATTTCGGCGCCGCGCTCGCGTTGGGGGATCTCGACGGTGACGGCGCACCGGATCTCGCGGTCTCCGCGCCCACGGGCAAGAGCTCGTTCGAGCCTGCCTGCGAGGGGGGACGCGTCTCCATTTTTCGCAACAAGAAGACGCCGCGCGGTGTGTTGGAGGGCGTGCCCGAGCAGACCCTCGACATGCGCCCCGTGCAAAGCGACTCCGATGCGGTGCCCGCATGCGGCAACGGTCCCACGGGGGCCGGGCGCGCGCTCGCGTTGATCGACATGGATGGCGACAAGACCGCCGATCTCGTGGTGGGTCTGCCGCAGGTGTCCTATCCGCAGCCGGGCAAGTCACAAGGCCAGGTGCTCGTGTTTCGCGGATTGGGCGGCGCCAAGTTCGAGACCGATCCCGCGTGGGCTCTGGAGCTCGATCCACCGCAGCGGAAAGACAATGCGGCCTTCGGGTCGGGCCTCGACGTCGTTCGAGCCGAGCCCCGCGGTCCCGAGATGCTCGTGGTGCGTGCGCCCGGCCTGGGGTTTTTCTCCTTCGCACCGGGCTCCCTCGGTCCGCGCGGGCGCGATCGGCGTGCGCACGTGGTCACGACGGCAGCCGCGCGTGCGTTCTACCTTGAGGGCCGTGAACCGGCGCGCGGGATCGGGCGAAGTGCCGCACTGGCGGACGTCGACCCTGCGCCGGGACTCGAGTACGTGGTGTCGGCACCGGAAAACCGCGGGGGCGTCTTGGTTTTCTCCGCGGCGGGTTTGCTCGAGCGCCGTGGCGCACTCGCACCGCTCGCGGACGGCGCAGGGCGCCCGAACGAGTTTACCGGCCTTCGCATCGCGGCCGTCGGCGCGGGGGCGCTCGCCGTATGGTCGCCGTGGAGAAACACGGCGCAGGGGAATTTCGCAGGAGCCATCGACGTCGTTCCAGCAGGGCCAGCTCCGTTCAAGAGCCGCTGGCCAGGCAAGGAGGCGATGGTGCTTCCCACCTTCGGGGCCGGCGATCGCGCAGGGCAGGCGGTCGAGCTCGGGGTGCTCGACGGCAAGAGCATCACCGTGGTGGGCGCACCCGGCGCGAATGCGTCCTCGCGTCTTCGTGCGGGCGCCGTCGATCTGTTCGGCGCGGATGCCGCGCGGCCGCTGCAGCGCGTGGCCGGTGAGCGGCAGGATGCGCAATTCGGGCGCGGCCCCATGGCGGTGCTCGACTTCGACGGCGATGGTCAGCTCGATCTCGCGGTCGGCGATCCCGACGACAATTGGGGCGGGCCGGCACCGAAAGGCTACGTGGACCCCGAGGGGTGCTCCGCGCTCGACGCCGCGGGTAAGCCGATTCTGACGGTGCATCGCGGTTCGGTGCGCATCTATTCGATGGTGTCCGGCAAAATGGTGGAGCGATTTCGCGTCGTCGCGCCCAAGGAATCGCCGCGCAACATGAAGGGCTGGCCCCCTTACGCGCGCGGTCGCTTCGGGTTTTCTCTTGCGGTGGCCGATGTGAATGGTGACAAATTGGACGACCTCGTCGTGGGGCGCCCGAATTCGATGGATGGGAGCGGCGCGGAGGTGATCCTCGGGCGAAAGCCGGATGCAGGTGGCGGTGTGTTGGTGGCCTGCAACACCGGCGAGACGGGCAAGAACGGCGCGCTGGTCATGCCCTCGATGGCCGAAGGCGTCCCGACGTCGTACGGCGGCGCCGTGGCGCGCGTCGGAGATCTCGACAAAGACGGATGCGACGAGGTGGCCATTTCGCTCTCGTCGATCGGAGGCTTTCCCGAGCACGCCGGGGTGGCCGTGGCCTTTGGCTACGATGCAGAGGGCAAACGGTGCCGCGGGCATGATCGGCCGTTCGTGTTGCGGCTCGTGGCCGATGATCACACGCTCGCCGACGACGTCGTGGGCGATGCGAAGACCCGCGCCAACGATCTGCAGGATCTGCGGCAGCCGACGACGATGGGACGCGTGCTTGCGCGCGGCTCGGGCGATTTCACCGGCGATGGCATTCCTGACGTGGTCTTTCGCGACGGAGATCTCACGCTGGGCGAGGTGCGCGGGCCGGCGGTGGAAATCATCTCGGGCGCGTACCTCGCGGGGCTCTGCCCGAACCATCGATGCCCCCGGGGCCGGCGAGGTGCGCTCTTCTCGGATGGCGACTGGAACGTCGTGGCCATGCGCCCGCTCGGTGCGCCCGTGCGCCGTGTCCTTTTTGCGGAGCCGACGGCGCGGGGTGGCATTGCGTCCATCGCCCTGGGGGATGCAAACCGCGATGGCGTGGCCGATCTCGCGATGGGCGTGCCCGACGACTCCGATCAGGGCGAGTTCGCGGGGGTGGTGCGCGTGTACCTCGGCGGCAACAAGACGGCGGAGGATCCCTTCCTGATGGCCGTGGGCGACCTCAAGGAAAAGAGCGTGTTCGGCGTCTCCGTGGCGCTTTCGCCGGCGGCGCTGGTCGTCGGCGCATCGGGCTCGACGCGCGGGGGCAAGGGCGCAAACCTCGGCGCCGCGTATCGGTGGAACCTGGAGGTGCCCAAATGA
- a CDS encoding DUF1501 domain-containing protein, producing the protein MRKDETRKPMHFTRRDLLRSVMTLTAAGFASRLGFPALAQAAAQVSSTRRFVFCYFPGGWDQLLFLDPRDPTANGKKFDDENRANTLTETRYASLDGHNGFSSKVITAGNLTFGPAVEKATSPLPKLTKHYQRLAIVRGINMGTLGHEVGYRYFLTAKFPAGNTARGTSLATEAAAQMQSTLPLPAVSLRVESYNERRPGQYSAMRVDSIDDLLMVLERGKDLLERDAVEEALSDYAKQGAPCAVNVYDRRGLLTRMRGADGAARATLGSKLANKFRFPTGKDDLSAAVRQQYGLNRGEAASPAARAAFAAQAIKEQVAQCVSVAIGGGTDTHFAGNTGHADALYPGIGAFAALIDDLAKSPAPPELQRLGGDSWLDHTTLIAFSEFARTPMFNTYGGRDHHLTSSCLLAGAGIVGNQVVGASGDVGMGPGRYDFKARRTTSQGGENIKPEHVAATLLASAGLDPAGALIREEPLRVLVPG; encoded by the coding sequence ATGAGAAAGGACGAAACCCGAAAACCAATGCACTTTACGCGGCGCGATCTCCTGCGAAGTGTGATGACGTTGACCGCGGCGGGCTTCGCGTCGCGTTTGGGCTTTCCTGCGTTGGCCCAGGCGGCTGCGCAAGTGTCGTCCACGCGGCGGTTCGTCTTTTGCTATTTCCCCGGTGGCTGGGATCAATTGCTCTTTTTGGATCCGCGTGACCCCACGGCCAATGGCAAAAAGTTCGACGACGAGAACCGCGCGAACACGCTCACCGAGACGCGGTACGCATCCCTCGACGGGCACAATGGCTTTTCGTCCAAAGTGATCACGGCCGGGAATCTGACCTTCGGGCCGGCGGTGGAAAAGGCCACTTCGCCATTGCCGAAGCTGACCAAGCATTACCAGCGTCTGGCCATCGTGCGCGGCATCAACATGGGAACGTTGGGGCACGAAGTTGGATATCGCTATTTCTTGACGGCGAAGTTCCCCGCAGGGAATACGGCACGAGGGACCAGCCTGGCGACGGAGGCTGCGGCGCAGATGCAATCGACCCTGCCGCTGCCGGCCGTGTCGCTGCGTGTGGAGTCGTACAACGAGCGCCGGCCGGGCCAATATTCGGCGATGCGCGTGGATAGCATCGACGATTTGCTCATGGTGCTGGAGCGCGGGAAAGACTTGCTCGAGCGCGATGCGGTGGAGGAAGCGCTCTCGGATTATGCAAAGCAGGGCGCGCCGTGCGCGGTGAACGTGTACGATCGCCGCGGCTTGCTCACGCGCATGCGCGGGGCGGACGGTGCGGCGCGAGCGACCTTGGGATCGAAGCTCGCGAACAAGTTTCGTTTTCCCACGGGCAAGGATGATCTGAGCGCGGCGGTGCGCCAACAATACGGATTGAACCGCGGCGAGGCGGCGTCGCCGGCAGCGCGTGCGGCGTTTGCGGCGCAGGCCATCAAAGAGCAAGTGGCCCAATGTGTTTCGGTGGCCATTGGCGGCGGGACGGATACGCATTTTGCGGGCAACACCGGGCATGCGGACGCGCTGTATCCGGGGATTGGCGCCTTTGCCGCGCTGATCGACGATCTGGCCAAATCGCCGGCGCCACCCGAGCTTCAACGATTGGGCGGTGACTCGTGGCTCGATCATACGACGTTGATCGCCTTCAGCGAGTTTGCGCGCACGCCGATGTTCAATACGTACGGCGGGCGCGATCATCATCTGACGAGCTCGTGCCTGCTCGCGGGTGCGGGCATCGTCGGCAATCAGGTCGTCGGTGCTTCCGGCGACGTGGGGATGGGGCCAGGGCGCTACGACTTCAAGGCGCGCCGGACGACGAGTCAGGGCGGAGAGAACATCAAACCGGAGCACGTGGCGGCAACCTTGCTGGCGAGCGCAGGGCTCGATCCGGCCGGGGCGCTCATTCGCGAGGAGCCGTTGCGGGTGTTGGTTCCCGGATGA
- a CDS encoding DMT family transporter, giving the protein MAASTHSRPVSLDPAKPGIDRRALAAVVVTLLCWASSFVAIRAAARDFSPGALALGRLLIGSISLGVICLVRREGWPARAAWRGIVLSGVLWFGLYMVVLNWGEQEVDAGTAAMIVNIGPILIALLSGWLLKEGFPRRLLAGMAVSFGGAVVVGISMSEGGHASVLGVALCLLGAMAYSAAVIWQKPALQHASALQVTAFGCFVGTITCLPFAGHLVAQVAKAPPLATAGIVYLGIFPTAVAFTTWAYALARTTAGKMGATTYVVPAMVIVMSWLALGEVPRPLAFAGGLLCLLGVAISRGWQKVRPQT; this is encoded by the coding sequence ATGGCCGCCTCCACGCACTCCCGCCCTGTTTCGCTCGATCCCGCAAAGCCCGGCATCGACCGGCGCGCGCTCGCGGCCGTGGTGGTCACCTTGCTCTGCTGGGCCTCCTCGTTCGTGGCCATCCGCGCCGCCGCGCGGGACTTTTCCCCGGGCGCGCTCGCGCTCGGCCGACTGCTGATTGGCTCCATCTCCCTCGGCGTCATCTGCCTCGTGCGGCGCGAAGGCTGGCCCGCGCGCGCCGCCTGGCGCGGCATCGTCTTGTCCGGCGTCCTTTGGTTCGGCCTCTACATGGTCGTCCTGAATTGGGGCGAGCAGGAGGTCGATGCCGGCACGGCCGCGATGATCGTCAACATCGGTCCCATCCTGATTGCGCTGCTCAGTGGGTGGCTGCTGAAGGAGGGCTTCCCGCGCCGGCTGCTCGCCGGAATGGCCGTGTCGTTCGGTGGGGCCGTCGTCGTCGGTATTTCCATGTCCGAGGGCGGCCACGCTTCCGTTCTCGGTGTCGCCCTGTGCCTGCTCGGCGCGATGGCTTATTCCGCGGCCGTCATTTGGCAGAAGCCTGCCTTGCAACACGCCTCGGCACTGCAAGTCACCGCCTTTGGCTGTTTCGTGGGCACGATCACCTGCTTACCCTTCGCCGGGCACCTCGTCGCGCAAGTCGCCAAAGCGCCGCCCCTGGCCACCGCCGGCATCGTCTACCTCGGCATCTTCCCCACAGCGGTGGCATTCACCACGTGGGCCTATGCCCTTGCGCGAACCACCGCTGGCAAAATGGGCGCCACCACCTACGTCGTCCCGGCCATGGTCATCGTCATGTCATGGCTCGCGCTGGGCGAGGTCCCCAGGCCCCTCGCCTTCGCCGGCGGGCTGTTGTGCCTTTTGGGGGTGGCCATCTCGCGTGGCTGGCAGAAAGTACGCCCGCAGACGTAG